Proteins from a single region of Natrinema salifodinae:
- the gltB gene encoding glutamate synthase large subunit, with amino-acid sequence MPQPHIASSTERSQGLADPEDARSNCGVGVVMDLDGDGGHDVVADGLELLHNLEHRGTTGAEKDTGDGAGIMLQTPDSFLRDVLDADLPGTYAVGSLFLPQDETAREALVSLVEETVATYDLDVLEWRDVPTNNDDLGKTAVDSEPDVWQVVVVPEDDISGDDFDRRLYVARRALENAVEAADIENKERFYVVSLDSKTVVYKGLLKGEQVPAYYPDLTDERLESTFVMVHERFSTNTLGAWHLAHPYRNIIHNGEFNTIQGNINWMRARETDIESDVLDDLEAVKPIIDDPDQSDTASVDNALELLMQDGRDLEHALRMLVPEAWRGDDEMDEDRKDWYDFHASLVEPWDGPALVAATDGERVGAVLDRNGLRPCRYDVTTDNRLIMASEAGALETEPAEIEERGRLQPGQLFLADPDEGRVIPDEEVFEDLTDDRYGEWVEQEQVHLDDIRTTNDRTPQQEVAGLRDYQAAFGYTHDELENLIEPMTQKGKDPVGSMGDDTPLSVLTEFNRPLFSYFKQLFAQVTNPPLDYIREELVTSMESRLGYQRNLLDESPEHARQLVLDSPILTDVELESIRDCEANGITAATIDITYEPASDEPGDDLEAAIERVREDAVEAIEDGHDVIVLSDRGIDEDRVAIPSLLATGGVHHHLVRNGLRNHVGLVVESADPRTVHHFATLVGYGAGAINPYLAYQTIEDITAGPDGADAEVAIDAYVGAVEDGLLKIMAKMGISTVESYQGAQIFEAVGLDSDLVADYFEGTENRTEGIGLAEIEADLRERHVAAFGGEEEPNLDRHGEFEHRSGGIHHQWNPDTVGALQQAVRSNDYERYQEFAAKINDQQQNLQTLRGLLEFESDRDPVPVEEVEPIKDIVERFSTAAMSLGSLSPEAHENNSIAMNRLGGKSNSGEGGEPPERFGTERECNVKQVASGRFGVTSTYLSNADELQIKMAQGSKPGEGGHLPGSKVNEMIAHVRKSTPGVGLISPPPLHDIYSIEDLKQLIFDLKAANEEADINVKLVSEAGIGTVAAGVAKANADVVHISGHSGGTGASPRTSIKNAGLPWELGLAEANQMLCATGLRDRIRVSTDGGMKTGRDVAVAALLGAEEYVFGTASLVTSGCVMARQCHKNTCPVGVATQREDLRKRFPGEPEHVINYMTFIAQELRELMAELGFRTIDEMIGQVDVLEQRDDVDHPKARNVDLSEVLADPGSEVRHKIREQDHELEDQLDHDLIEAAADAIEDQEPVSLETEVTNVDRTVGAMLSNRITSRYGEPGLPEDTITVDLEGTAGQSFGAFLASGVSMHLDGSANDYVGKGLSGGKIAVRTPETAAYDPTENVAIGNVALYGATDGQLYVNGVAGERFAVRNSGAKAVVEGVGDHGCEYMTGGVVAVLGETGKNFAAGMSGGVAYVYDPDDEFAAKANTGMVSLHDELEDKDEQMLRRLVENHVAYTGSERGELLLANWERALDAFVKVMPEAYHEAITEQGSDDVRNELPGTPEAEAATESASFAASDD; translated from the coding sequence ATGCCACAGCCACATATAGCGTCATCCACCGAGCGTTCGCAGGGGCTCGCCGACCCCGAGGACGCGCGGTCGAACTGCGGCGTCGGCGTCGTCATGGACCTCGATGGGGACGGGGGCCACGACGTCGTCGCCGACGGGCTCGAACTACTCCACAATCTCGAACACCGCGGAACGACCGGCGCGGAGAAAGACACCGGTGACGGGGCCGGTATTATGCTTCAGACGCCGGATTCGTTCCTCCGGGACGTTCTCGACGCCGACCTCCCGGGCACCTATGCCGTCGGTTCGCTCTTTCTGCCCCAAGACGAGACGGCCCGCGAAGCGCTCGTCTCGCTGGTCGAAGAGACCGTCGCGACCTACGACCTCGACGTCCTCGAGTGGCGGGACGTCCCGACGAACAACGACGACCTCGGGAAGACGGCCGTCGACTCCGAACCCGACGTCTGGCAGGTCGTCGTCGTGCCCGAGGACGACATCTCCGGCGACGACTTCGACCGCCGGCTCTACGTCGCCCGACGCGCGCTCGAAAACGCCGTCGAAGCCGCCGATATTGAGAACAAGGAACGCTTCTACGTCGTCTCCCTCGACTCGAAGACCGTCGTCTACAAGGGGCTGCTGAAGGGCGAGCAGGTACCCGCCTACTACCCCGACCTGACCGACGAGCGACTGGAATCGACGTTCGTGATGGTCCACGAGCGGTTCTCGACCAACACGCTCGGCGCCTGGCACCTCGCGCACCCCTACCGGAACATCATCCACAACGGCGAGTTCAACACCATTCAGGGCAACATCAACTGGATGCGCGCCCGCGAGACAGACATCGAGAGCGACGTCCTCGACGATCTCGAGGCGGTCAAGCCGATCATCGACGATCCCGACCAATCGGACACCGCGAGCGTCGACAACGCACTCGAACTGCTCATGCAGGACGGGCGTGACCTCGAACACGCCCTCCGGATGCTCGTTCCTGAGGCCTGGCGGGGCGACGACGAGATGGATGAGGACCGCAAGGACTGGTACGACTTTCACGCCTCGCTGGTCGAGCCGTGGGACGGGCCCGCGCTGGTCGCGGCGACCGACGGCGAGCGCGTCGGCGCCGTCCTCGACCGTAACGGGCTCCGTCCCTGCCGGTACGACGTGACGACGGACAACCGGCTGATCATGGCCAGCGAGGCCGGCGCGTTAGAGACCGAACCCGCTGAGATCGAGGAACGCGGCCGCCTCCAGCCCGGCCAGCTATTCCTCGCCGATCCCGACGAGGGCCGGGTCATCCCTGACGAGGAGGTCTTCGAGGACCTCACCGACGACCGCTACGGCGAGTGGGTCGAACAGGAGCAGGTCCACCTCGACGACATCCGAACCACGAACGACCGGACGCCCCAGCAGGAAGTCGCGGGGCTGCGCGACTACCAGGCGGCCTTCGGCTACACCCACGACGAGCTCGAGAACCTGATCGAGCCGATGACCCAGAAGGGGAAGGATCCGGTCGGCTCGATGGGCGACGACACGCCGCTGTCGGTCCTCACCGAGTTCAACCGGCCGCTGTTTTCCTACTTCAAGCAGCTGTTCGCACAGGTTACCAACCCACCGCTGGACTACATCCGCGAGGAGCTCGTGACGTCGATGGAGTCCCGGCTGGGCTACCAGCGCAACCTGCTCGACGAGTCCCCCGAGCACGCCCGCCAGCTCGTGCTCGACTCGCCGATTCTCACCGACGTCGAACTCGAGTCGATCCGCGACTGCGAGGCCAACGGCATCACGGCCGCGACGATCGACATCACCTACGAGCCCGCGAGCGACGAGCCCGGCGACGACCTCGAAGCGGCGATCGAGCGCGTCCGCGAGGACGCCGTCGAAGCCATCGAGGACGGCCACGACGTCATCGTCCTCTCGGACCGCGGCATCGACGAGGACCGGGTCGCGATCCCGAGCCTGCTGGCGACCGGCGGCGTCCACCACCACCTCGTTCGCAACGGCCTTCGCAACCACGTCGGCCTGGTCGTCGAGTCGGCCGACCCGCGCACCGTCCACCACTTCGCGACGCTGGTCGGCTACGGCGCGGGCGCGATCAACCCCTACCTGGCCTACCAGACGATCGAGGACATCACCGCCGGCCCCGACGGCGCCGACGCCGAGGTCGCGATCGACGCCTACGTCGGCGCGGTCGAGGACGGCCTCCTGAAGATCATGGCCAAGATGGGCATCTCGACGGTCGAGAGCTACCAGGGCGCCCAGATCTTCGAGGCCGTCGGCCTCGACTCGGACCTCGTCGCGGACTACTTCGAGGGGACCGAGAACCGAACCGAGGGGATCGGCCTGGCCGAGATCGAGGCGGACCTCCGCGAACGCCACGTGGCCGCCTTCGGCGGCGAAGAGGAGCCAAACCTCGACCGCCACGGCGAGTTCGAACACCGCTCGGGCGGGATCCACCACCAGTGGAACCCCGACACCGTCGGCGCACTCCAGCAGGCGGTCCGCTCGAACGACTACGAGCGCTATCAGGAGTTCGCCGCGAAGATCAACGACCAGCAGCAGAACCTCCAGACCCTGCGCGGGCTCCTCGAGTTCGAGTCCGACCGCGACCCGGTCCCGGTCGAGGAGGTCGAGCCGATCAAAGACATCGTCGAGCGATTCTCGACGGCGGCGATGTCGCTGGGTTCGCTCTCGCCGGAGGCCCACGAGAACAACTCGATCGCCATGAACCGGTTGGGCGGCAAGTCCAACTCCGGCGAGGGCGGCGAACCGCCCGAACGGTTCGGCACCGAACGCGAGTGTAACGTCAAGCAGGTGGCCTCCGGGCGCTTCGGCGTCACCTCGACGTACCTCTCGAACGCCGACGAGCTGCAGATCAAGATGGCCCAGGGCTCCAAGCCAGGCGAGGGCGGCCACCTCCCCGGCTCGAAGGTCAACGAGATGATCGCCCACGTCCGCAAGTCCACGCCTGGCGTCGGGCTGATCTCGCCGCCGCCGCTGCACGACATCTACTCGATCGAGGACTTGAAGCAGCTGATCTTCGACCTGAAAGCCGCCAACGAGGAGGCGGACATCAACGTCAAGCTCGTCTCCGAGGCCGGCATCGGCACGGTCGCCGCCGGCGTCGCGAAGGCCAACGCCGACGTGGTCCACATCTCGGGCCACTCCGGCGGCACGGGCGCGTCGCCGCGCACCTCGATCAAGAACGCCGGTCTGCCCTGGGAGCTCGGCCTCGCGGAGGCCAACCAGATGCTGTGTGCAACCGGCCTGCGCGACCGCATCCGCGTCTCGACCGACGGCGGCATGAAGACCGGCCGCGACGTGGCCGTCGCCGCCCTGCTAGGCGCCGAGGAGTACGTCTTCGGGACGGCTTCCCTCGTGACCTCGGGCTGTGTCATGGCCCGGCAGTGTCACAAGAACACCTGCCCCGTCGGCGTTGCCACCCAGCGCGAAGACCTGCGCAAGCGGTTTCCCGGCGAGCCCGAGCACGTCATCAACTACATGACCTTCATCGCGCAGGAACTGCGCGAACTCATGGCCGAACTCGGCTTCCGCACGATCGACGAGATGATCGGCCAGGTCGACGTCTTAGAACAACGCGACGACGTCGACCATCCGAAGGCCCGCAACGTCGACCTCTCGGAGGTGCTAGCGGACCCCGGCAGCGAGGTCCGCCACAAGATCCGCGAGCAGGACCACGAGCTCGAGGACCAGCTCGACCACGATCTCATCGAGGCCGCGGCCGACGCCATCGAGGACCAGGAACCGGTCAGCCTCGAGACCGAGGTCACCAACGTCGACCGCACCGTCGGCGCGATGCTCTCGAACCGCATCACCAGCCGCTACGGCGAGCCCGGCCTCCCCGAGGACACGATCACCGTCGACCTCGAGGGGACCGCCGGCCAGAGCTTCGGCGCGTTCCTCGCCAGCGGCGTCTCGATGCACTTGGACGGCAGCGCTAACGACTACGTCGGCAAGGGTCTCTCGGGCGGCAAGATCGCGGTCCGAACCCCCGAGACGGCAGCCTACGATCCGACCGAGAACGTCGCGATCGGCAACGTCGCGCTCTACGGCGCGACCGACGGCCAGCTGTACGTCAACGGCGTCGCCGGCGAGCGCTTCGCCGTTCGAAACTCCGGCGCTAAGGCCGTCGTTGAGGGCGTCGGCGACCACGGCTGCGAGTACATGACCGGCGGCGTCGTCGCCGTCCTCGGCGAGACCGGCAAGAACTTCGCGGCCGGCATGTCCGGCGGCGTCGCCTATGTCTACGACCCCGACGACGAGTTCGCGGCGAAGGCCAACACCGGTATGGTCTCGCTGCACGACGAACTCGAGGACAAAGACGAGCAGATGCTTCGCCGGCTCGTCGAGAACCACGTCGCCTACACCGGCTCCGAGCGGGGCGAACTCCTGCTCGCAAACTGGGAGCGCGCGCTCGACGCCTTCGTGAAGGTCATGCCCGAGGCCTACCACGAGGCGATCACCGAGCAGGGTTCGGACGACGTCCGCAACGAACTACCCGGTACGCCCGAGGCAGAGGCCGCGACCGAGTCGGCCAGCTTCGCGGCGAGCGACGACTAA
- a CDS encoding class I SAM-dependent methyltransferase, with the protein MTDRNHVRRAYDELSSTYAGERVATDEEAVALESVFDALAPGFRLLDAGCGHGGPVLERALDPSIGDEDESEQKPGLAVGLDFSRSQLETAAEFVPDAALCQGELTTLPFVANSFDAVTALYSVIHVPADDHPTVIDEFARVLRPGGRLLLTEGHTEWTGANPDWLATGTEMQWSMAGAAATRNHLESAGFEIVADGTFQDELAEDDDVRFPYFHARLAA; encoded by the coding sequence ATGACGGATCGAAACCACGTTCGCCGTGCGTACGACGAACTCTCGTCGACCTACGCCGGCGAGCGAGTTGCGACGGACGAAGAGGCCGTCGCCCTCGAGTCGGTGTTCGACGCGCTGGCGCCGGGGTTTCGGCTCCTCGACGCCGGCTGCGGACACGGCGGTCCGGTCCTCGAGCGCGCGCTCGATCCGTCGATCGGGGACGAGGACGAGAGCGAGCAGAAACCAGGCCTGGCCGTCGGCCTCGACTTTTCGCGGTCCCAACTCGAGACGGCCGCCGAGTTCGTTCCCGATGCGGCGCTGTGTCAGGGCGAGTTGACGACGCTTCCGTTCGTCGCGAATAGCTTCGACGCCGTCACCGCGCTCTACTCGGTAATTCACGTCCCGGCGGACGACCATCCGACGGTGATCGACGAGTTCGCGCGCGTGCTCCGGCCAGGCGGCCGTCTGCTCCTCACGGAGGGACACACCGAGTGGACCGGCGCGAATCCGGACTGGCTCGCGACCGGCACCGAAATGCAGTGGAGCATGGCCGGCGCGGCGGCCACCCGCAACCACCTCGAGTCGGCCGGGTTCGAGATCGTCGCGGACGGGACGTTTCAGGACGAGTTAGCCGAGGATGACGACGTTCGATTTCCGTACTTTCACGCGCGGCTGGCGGCGTAG
- a CDS encoding RAD55 family ATPase, producing MSQQLWTDPAGEYPLECGHCHYPIPGDPEETDDGMYCSTACREAAADDSTMVDPVAYKRVVTGVEPLDSLVPNGIPADSFLLLSGDEGTRRAELGIELAWRALERGEPAVVMSFANPPTATLERFYQNGWNVLPALETDRLRIIDCFTHRLDDREEFLEQRNDWSTFVGEAAEDAIVEVRDPGDRRELINSLRGALDDLEMTETGLVTLDSLDELESILQDRLVHEFVTDVRATVCKARFVPVVAAASTAGEGGPPEAEYVFDGIVDLRLTDQLVPDARLKQLAVRKLIGAQFLPQWVTYEHEPARGLFAFGPNTDARQVYEIGDGHRQSMRHR from the coding sequence ATGTCACAACAGCTCTGGACGGATCCTGCGGGCGAGTATCCACTCGAATGTGGCCACTGTCACTATCCGATCCCGGGCGACCCCGAGGAGACCGACGACGGCATGTACTGCTCGACCGCCTGCCGCGAGGCCGCCGCCGACGACTCGACGATGGTCGACCCCGTCGCATACAAGCGCGTCGTCACCGGGGTCGAACCGCTGGACTCGCTCGTCCCGAACGGCATCCCCGCCGACTCTTTTCTCCTCCTCTCGGGCGACGAGGGTACCCGACGGGCCGAACTCGGCATCGAACTCGCCTGGCGCGCCCTCGAACGCGGCGAACCCGCGGTCGTCATGTCCTTCGCTAACCCGCCGACGGCGACCCTCGAGCGGTTCTACCAGAACGGCTGGAACGTTCTGCCGGCCCTCGAAACCGATCGCCTGCGGATCATCGACTGTTTCACCCACCGGCTCGACGACCGCGAGGAGTTCCTCGAGCAGCGCAACGACTGGTCGACGTTCGTTGGCGAGGCCGCCGAGGACGCGATCGTCGAAGTTCGCGATCCCGGCGACCGCCGCGAGTTGATCAACAGCCTCCGGGGCGCGCTCGACGACCTCGAGATGACCGAGACCGGCCTGGTCACGCTCGACTCGCTGGACGAACTCGAGTCGATCCTCCAGGACCGGCTGGTCCACGAGTTCGTCACGGACGTCCGGGCGACCGTCTGTAAGGCGCGGTTCGTTCCAGTCGTCGCCGCGGCATCGACGGCGGGCGAGGGCGGCCCCCCGGAGGCGGAGTACGTCTTCGACGGCATCGTCGATCTCCGGCTGACGGATCAGCTCGTGCCGGACGCCCGGCTCAAACAGCTCGCCGTCCGCAAGCTCATCGGGGCTCAGTTCCTCCCCCAGTGGGTAACCTACGAACACGAGCCCGCCCGCGGCCTGTTCGCGTTCGGGCCGAACACGGACGCCCGCCAGGTCTACGAAATCGGCGACGGACACCGACAGTCGATGCGGCACCGGTGA
- a CDS encoding NAD-dependent epimerase/dehydratase family protein, whose translation MDSALVIGGTRFIGRHLVEELLSHDYDVTLLTRGNRENPFEGDDRVDHVEGDRTNETSLEAAATTGEYDAVFDCVAYHPSDVRAATRVFDDCEAYVYVSSGAAYGREEIPKREDETPLHSCTPDQATDDSFETYGNRKAEGDRAVFAAAEEGVRAMAVRPPIVYGPHDYTERLDWWIDRVNRFDRVVVPGDGTNLWHRVYVEDVASALRIVAEDGQAGEAYNVGDRRLVTVEEMVELIADSLDTSVDIVNAGPRELAAGDIALDDYPLYREYPHVLSTAKLAALGWESTPLEEAMDRAVTDHLESDRDGDENGPDREDEERVLGVLDTL comes from the coding sequence ATGGACAGCGCACTCGTCATCGGCGGCACGCGCTTTATCGGCCGCCATCTCGTCGAGGAACTGCTATCACACGACTACGACGTGACGCTGCTCACCCGCGGGAACCGCGAGAACCCGTTCGAGGGCGACGACCGCGTCGATCACGTCGAGGGCGACCGCACGAACGAGACGTCGCTCGAAGCCGCCGCGACCACCGGCGAGTACGATGCCGTCTTCGACTGCGTCGCCTACCACCCGAGCGACGTCCGCGCCGCCACTCGCGTCTTCGACGACTGCGAGGCCTACGTCTACGTCTCCAGCGGCGCGGCCTACGGCCGCGAGGAGATCCCCAAGCGAGAGGACGAGACGCCGCTGCACTCCTGTACGCCCGACCAGGCGACCGACGACTCGTTCGAGACCTACGGGAACCGGAAGGCGGAGGGCGACCGGGCTGTCTTCGCGGCGGCCGAGGAGGGCGTCCGCGCGATGGCCGTCCGCCCGCCGATCGTCTACGGGCCCCACGATTACACCGAGCGCTTAGACTGGTGGATCGACCGGGTAAACCGGTTCGATCGGGTCGTGGTCCCCGGCGACGGAACGAACCTCTGGCACCGCGTCTACGTCGAGGACGTCGCCAGCGCCCTGCGGATCGTCGCCGAAGACGGCCAGGCGGGCGAGGCGTACAACGTCGGTGATCGGCGGCTCGTGACGGTAGAAGAAATGGTCGAACTGATCGCCGACAGCTTAGACACGTCTGTCGACATCGTCAACGCTGGCCCCCGCGAACTCGCGGCCGGCGACATCGCGCTCGACGACTACCCGCTCTACCGAGAGTACCCCCACGTCCTCTCGACGGCGAAACTCGCCGCGCTGGGCTGGGAGTCGACGCCGCTCGAGGAGGCGATGGACCGGGCCGTCACGGACCACCTCGAGAGCGATCGGGACGGCGACGAGAACGGCCCGGACCGCGAGGACGAGGAACGCGTTCTTGGGGTTCTGGATACGCTCTGA
- a CDS encoding TIM barrel protein has protein sequence MVYDDEPFRERVARAADAGADAVEFWDWRDKNLDAIAAAADAHDLAIAGCTAGGTLTEPAQSAAAVETIRESIETAADYGIETLIATSGPDQANRDRESQRRTIIDILSRVAPAAERAGVTIVLEPLNTAVDHPDSFLSSSREGFEIVDAVDSPAVALLYDVYHQQITEGNIVCTLTENVDRIGHVHVADVPGRHEPGTGELDYATVLEALAAAGYDGYVGCEFVPTGDPDAAMAAVDARFPE, from the coding sequence ATGGTCTACGACGATGAGCCGTTTCGTGAACGAGTCGCCCGCGCCGCCGATGCGGGCGCCGACGCCGTCGAATTCTGGGACTGGCGCGACAAGAACCTCGACGCGATCGCGGCCGCGGCCGACGCGCACGACCTGGCGATCGCCGGCTGTACCGCGGGCGGGACGCTCACCGAACCCGCGCAGTCGGCCGCCGCGGTCGAGACGATCCGCGAGTCAATCGAGACGGCGGCCGACTACGGCATCGAGACACTCATCGCGACGAGCGGGCCCGACCAGGCGAACCGCGATCGGGAATCGCAACGCCGGACTATCATCGATATCCTCTCGCGGGTCGCGCCGGCCGCCGAGCGAGCGGGCGTAACGATCGTCCTCGAACCGCTGAATACGGCGGTTGACCATCCCGACTCCTTCCTCTCGTCTTCGCGGGAGGGATTCGAGATCGTCGACGCGGTCGACTCCCCGGCGGTAGCGCTGCTGTACGACGTGTATCACCAGCAGATCACCGAGGGGAACATCGTTTGCACGCTCACGGAGAACGTCGATCGCATCGGGCACGTTCACGTCGCCGACGTACCCGGGCGCCACGAACCCGGGACCGGCGAACTCGACTACGCGACCGTCCTCGAGGCGCTCGCCGCGGCCGGCTACGACGGCTACGTGGGCTGCGAGTTCGTGCCGACCGGCGATCCGGACGCCGCGATGGCCGCGGTCGACGCCCGATTCCCCGAGTAG
- a CDS encoding Gfo/Idh/MocA family protein encodes MTRTAAVIGTGAEPENPGRDGYAMAYHHATGYEAVDGCDLVACADVVRANAEAFADEFGLRDDRVFEDYEAMLAAVEPDVVSVCVPPAVHAPIVIDCVRSGLVDAVHCEKPMAETYGDARLMVQEAARHNVQLTFNHQRRFSDAVRTAKELLDDGEIGSLERVEFAAPVGIFDYGSHSFDLCNYFVDETVGEWVLAQVDYREENVQFGSHNENQAVVCWEYENGVTGFGTSDSGGESEGGPTGMVDCHNRLIGTEGTIEIAPSGDGADEPPALRIRRTGDASWTAVDVADDLHDWTLVGRAIADVVDCLETGEEPELGAQNALTATELIFAAWESSRRRGRVDLPLEIDDNPLAAMVESGALAPDPGEDDSDDGDAKAGEAETKGA; translated from the coding sequence ATGACTCGTACGGCTGCCGTGATCGGCACCGGTGCCGAGCCGGAGAATCCGGGCCGAGACGGCTACGCGATGGCGTATCATCACGCAACTGGATACGAGGCGGTCGACGGCTGCGACCTCGTCGCCTGCGCGGACGTCGTTCGTGCGAACGCCGAGGCGTTCGCCGACGAGTTCGGGCTCCGCGACGACCGCGTCTTCGAGGACTACGAGGCGATGCTCGCGGCCGTCGAGCCCGACGTCGTCTCCGTCTGCGTCCCGCCCGCGGTCCACGCCCCGATCGTGATCGACTGCGTCCGCTCGGGGCTCGTCGACGCCGTGCACTGCGAGAAGCCGATGGCCGAGACGTACGGCGACGCTCGCCTGATGGTGCAGGAGGCCGCCCGTCACAACGTCCAGCTGACGTTCAACCATCAGCGACGCTTCAGCGATGCGGTCCGGACGGCGAAGGAACTGCTCGACGACGGCGAGATCGGCAGCCTCGAGCGCGTCGAGTTCGCGGCGCCGGTCGGCATCTTCGACTACGGCTCCCACTCCTTCGACCTCTGTAACTACTTCGTCGACGAGACCGTCGGCGAATGGGTTCTGGCGCAGGTCGACTACCGCGAGGAGAACGTCCAGTTCGGCTCGCACAACGAGAACCAGGCCGTCGTCTGCTGGGAGTACGAGAACGGCGTTACCGGCTTCGGAACGAGCGACAGCGGCGGCGAAAGCGAGGGCGGTCCGACGGGGATGGTCGACTGTCACAATCGGCTGATCGGCACCGAAGGGACGATCGAAATCGCGCCGTCCGGCGACGGGGCGGACGAACCCCCGGCGCTGCGAATCCGCCGCACCGGCGACGCATCGTGGACGGCCGTCGACGTCGCCGACGACCTCCACGACTGGACCCTCGTCGGCCGCGCGATCGCCGACGTCGTCGACTGCCTCGAAACGGGCGAGGAGCCCGAGCTCGGCGCGCAAAACGCGCTGACCGCGACCGAACTCATCTTCGCCGCCTGGGAGTCCTCGCGCCGGCGCGGCCGCGTCGACCTGCCCCTCGAAATCGACGACAACCCGCTCGCAGCGATGGTCGAGAGCGGCGCCCTGGCGCCCGACCCCGGCGAAGACGATAGCGACGACGGCGACGCGAAAGCGGGGGAGGCGGAAACGAAGGGTGCGTAA